Proteins found in one Thunnus maccoyii chromosome 5, fThuMac1.1, whole genome shotgun sequence genomic segment:
- the zgc:158868 gene encoding C-factor isoform X1, with translation MSLKLGGNILVTGTNRGIGLELVKQLGEKTGEDAHIYACCRDPEGARAKALRELTTQYAGKITIIKLDMSDEASISAAVQAVSKQIGAGGLNLLINNAAINKPASPAPLSATGKKDMMEVYETNVVGPFLLAKMFLQLLKTAAEIGSLEKDKGDDMSCRRSAIINISTLISSIEKCPETFPTAPMYPYRTSKAALNMLTRCQAEEFKIHNILVTAIHPGWVLTEMGGEMAPLTTQESVLGMLSVMSSLSSKDSGMLVDWKGDRIPW, from the exons ATGTCGCTGAAACTGGGAGGCAACATTTTAGTGACTGGGACCAACAGAGGCATCGGCTTGGAGCTGGTCAAACAGCTTGGAGAGAAGACAGGAGAGGACGCTCACATCTATGCCTGCTGCAGAGACCCTGAGGGAGCCAGAGCTAAG GCCCTGCGAGAGCTCACCACTCAGTATGCTGGAAAGATCACTATAATCAAGCTAG ACATGTCAGATGAGGCCAGTATTTCTGCTGCTGTCCAAGCTGTGAGTAAGCAGATCGGGGCTGGTGGGTTGAACCTCCTCATCAACAATGCTGCTATCAACAAACCAGCCTCACCAGCGCCGCTATCTGCCACTGGGAAAAAGGACATGATGGAAGTGTATGAAACCAATGTGGTTGGACCGTTTCTCCTGGCAAAG atgTTTCTTCAACTCCTCAAGACAGCAGCAGAGATTGGGTCACTTGAAAAGGACAAAg gtgaTGACATGTCCTGCAGGAGGTCAGCCATCATCAACATCTCCACTCTTATCTCATCCATAGAGAAATGTCCAGAGACCTTCCCTACAGCTCCGATGTACCCTTATAGAACGAGCAAG GCGGCGCTGAACATGCTGACACGCTGTCAAGCGGAGGAATTCAAGATACACAACATACTGGTGACAGCCATCCACCCTGGTTGGGTCCTCACTGAGATGGGAGGTGAAATG GCTCCTCTGACCACTCAGGAAAGCGTGCTTGGCATGCTTAGTGTGATGTCATCACTCAGCAGCAAAGATAGTGGGATGTTGGTGGACTGGAAGGGTGACAGAATCCCCTGGTAG
- the zgc:158868 gene encoding C-factor isoform X2 has protein sequence MSLKLGGNILVTGTNRGIGLELVKQLGEKTGEDAHIYACCRDPEGARAKALRELTTQYAGKITIIKLDMSDEASISAAVQAVSKQIGAGGLNLLINNAAINKPASPAPLSATGKKDMMEVYETNVVGPFLLAKMFLQLLKTAAEIGSLEKDKEKCPETFPTAPMYPYRTSKAALNMLTRCQAEEFKIHNILVTAIHPGWVLTEMGGEMAPLTTQESVLGMLSVMSSLSSKDSGMLVDWKGDRIPW, from the exons ATGTCGCTGAAACTGGGAGGCAACATTTTAGTGACTGGGACCAACAGAGGCATCGGCTTGGAGCTGGTCAAACAGCTTGGAGAGAAGACAGGAGAGGACGCTCACATCTATGCCTGCTGCAGAGACCCTGAGGGAGCCAGAGCTAAG GCCCTGCGAGAGCTCACCACTCAGTATGCTGGAAAGATCACTATAATCAAGCTAG ACATGTCAGATGAGGCCAGTATTTCTGCTGCTGTCCAAGCTGTGAGTAAGCAGATCGGGGCTGGTGGGTTGAACCTCCTCATCAACAATGCTGCTATCAACAAACCAGCCTCACCAGCGCCGCTATCTGCCACTGGGAAAAAGGACATGATGGAAGTGTATGAAACCAATGTGGTTGGACCGTTTCTCCTGGCAAAG atgTTTCTTCAACTCCTCAAGACAGCAGCAGAGATTGGGTCACTTGAAAAGGACAAAg AGAAATGTCCAGAGACCTTCCCTACAGCTCCGATGTACCCTTATAGAACGAGCAAG GCGGCGCTGAACATGCTGACACGCTGTCAAGCGGAGGAATTCAAGATACACAACATACTGGTGACAGCCATCCACCCTGGTTGGGTCCTCACTGAGATGGGAGGTGAAATG GCTCCTCTGACCACTCAGGAAAGCGTGCTTGGCATGCTTAGTGTGATGTCATCACTCAGCAGCAAAGATAGTGGGATGTTGGTGGACTGGAAGGGTGACAGAATCCCCTGGTAG